In Naumovozyma dairenensis CBS 421 chromosome 2, complete genome, the following are encoded in one genomic region:
- the KTR7 gene encoding putative mannosyltransferase (similar to Saccharomyces cerevisiae KTR7 (YIL085C) and KTR5 (YNL029C); ancestral locus Anc_2.300), with the protein MIRFRRKRLITLLLLLLLVISLPSFTLHRKWKNKHDPTNIPYSQQDIFSERDEPFHRGCNDINSYLEDPSYKKMNSTFVMLTRNEELQDVIKTMKSIESHFNQWFQYPYVFLNDIPFTNEFQLEIENLTQSKVYFGTIDELDWEFPKEVRESFEFKNALEDQADRGVMYGSMESYHKMCRFYSGIFYKHPLMKQFEWYWRIEPDVDFFCDITYDPFWEMHQRGKKYGFTIFISELYWTVPNLFRVTKSFINDFGWKVGTLWQLFVWNYNILDVKDYRDNTYDKDELQRWSNDVNDINEHLSENVAIDYLLNDNIDNEEGMKYLISKAQSKIPIFEDKFDEEEFNLCHFWSNFEIARLDVFDNDVYNSYFQYLESYGGFWSERWGDAPIHSLGLGLTLNLEDVHYFRDIGYRHSILQHCPKNYEKEKDENDIPYYEFDSQYKRDKNKMKYDKSSDIGIGCRCQCPKGKEDVEDTSYPCMDIWLELLYDENPERVFKDGSFVQPFNAKEFENGIREDFLQS; encoded by the coding sequence atgatacGATTCAGAAGAAAAAGACTAATAACTTTACTACTGCTCCTGTTACTAGTAATAAGTCTCCCGTCATTCACACTGCAtagaaaatggaaaaataaacatgaTCCCACAAACATCCCTTATTCTCAACAAGATATATTCTCAGAGAGAGATGAACCCTTCCATCGTGGCTGTAATGATATCAATTCATATTTGGAAGACCCCTCttacaagaaaatgaaCTCTACATTCGTCATGTTGACTagaaatgaagaattacaagatgtAATCAAAACTATGAAATCCATCGAATCACATTTCAATCAATGGTTCCAATATCCATATGTCTTTTTGAATGATATCCCATTTACTAACGAATTCCAActagaaattgaaaatttgacTCAATCTAAAGTTTATTTTGGAAcgattgatgaattagattGGGAATTCCCTAAAGAAGTTAGagaatcatttgaatttaagAATGCTTTAGAGGACCAAGCTGATCGTGGTGTTATGTATGGTTCAATGGAATCATATCATAAGATGTGTAGGTTTTATTCCGGAATCTTTTATAAACATCCATTGATGAAACAATTTGAATGGTACTGGAGGATTGAACCAGATGTAGATTTCTTTTGTGATATTACTTATGATCCATTTTGGGAAATGCATCAAAGGGGCAAAAAGTATGGGTTTACTATATTTATTTCTGAGTTGTATTGGACAGTTCCTAATTTGTTTAGAGTTACAAAGAGttttattaatgatttcgGTTGGAAAGTTGGTACATTATGGCAATTATTTGTTTGGAACtataatattttggatGTTAAGGATTATCGGGATAATACTTATGATAAGGATGAATTACAACGATGGAGTAATGAtgttaatgatattaatgaacATTTATCTGAAAATGTGGCcattgattatttattaaatgataatattgataatgaagaaggtatgaaatatttgatttctaaGGCACAATCCAAGATAccaatttttgaagataaatttgatgaagaggaaTTCAATCTATGTCATTTTTGGagtaattttgaaattgcaAGATTAGATGtgtttgataatgatgttTATAATTCttatttccaatatttAGAATCATATGGTGGATTTTGGAGTGAAAGATGGGGTGATGCACCTATTCATTCCCTAGGGTTAGGACTGACATTGAATTTGGAAGATGTTCATTATTTTAGAGATATTGGTTACAGGCATTCCATTTTACAACATTGTCCCAAAAATTATGAAAAGgagaaagatgaaaatgatataccatattatgaatttgattCTCAATATAAACGTGATAAAAACAAGATGAAATATGATAAAAGTTCTGATATTGGTATTGGATGTCGATGTCAATGCCCAAAGGGGAAAGAGGATGTAGAAGATACATCT
- the SDS3 gene encoding Sds3p (similar to Saccharomyces cerevisiae SDS3 (YIL084C); ancestral locus Anc_2.301) — protein MTTQKSHLRELSRKDKKRYNMETKVSKIHHNFINDRDVHYKDRLTSLQLNLTTLHDGTNPLLLRGIRDLEEERDLDLVRLRFFEEYRVSRSSIEFQEDIERAKMDHEKLIKLCKEKLYSIIDNKIKNLKEERLLMDVANVHSYSMDYSRPYYHKNTRSHTTTGAASVQQQSGWESSSNDMANESATDTGLERRSLRRRLGTTRGGDDDGDTFIGGRGRKGKQQQQHFTTGNTGDNNNNTDESDFQTGYSTGTWTGTIAKQKTNSNNNTNGYKTGISSDSDFLQGISDHAELQALLFGGKSANGAAAKSTAENKRKYRSQRYSTKSAPPLGSLTTDEITEDINLLRSLSGKPPSPFKTANSSSAD, from the coding sequence ATGACCACACAAAAATCACATTTAAGAGAATTATCTCGTAAAGATAAGAAAAGATACAATATGGAAACGAAAGTTTCTaaaattcatcataatttcattaatgataGAGACGTCCATTATAAGGATCGTTTAACTTCATTACAATTAAACTTGACCACGTTACATGATGGAACTAacccattattattgagAGGAATTCGTGATTTGGAAGAAGAGAGGGATTTGGATTTAGTTAGGTTGAGATTTTTCGAAGAGTATAGAGTATCCAGATCAAGTATAGAATTCCAAGAAGATATCGAAAGGGCTAAGATGGATCATGAAAAGTTAATTAAGTTATGTAAGGAGAAGTTATATTCCATTATCGATAATAAGATtaagaatttgaaagagGAAAGATTATTGATGGATGTGGCTAATGTTCATTCTTACTCGATGGATTATTCAAGACCTTATTATCATAAGAATACTAGAAGTCATACTACCACGGGGGCCGCTTCAGTGCAACAACAATCTGGTTGGGAATCTTCCTCTAATGATATGGCTAATGAAAGTGCCACTGATACAGGGTTAGAAAGAAGATcattaagaagaagattggGGACTACTAGAGgaggtgatgatgatggcGATACATTTATCGGTGGTCGTGGTCGCAAGGGTaaacagcaacaacaacatttTACTACAGGTAATACAggagataataataataacactgATGAATCTGATTTCCAGACTGGATATTCCACAGGTACATGGACAGGAACTATAGCCAAACAAAAGACAaacagtaataataatactaatggTTATAAAACGGGGATTAGTTCTGATTCTGATTTCCTACAAGGAATTAGTGATCATGCAGAATTACAAGCATTGTTGTTTGGTGGTAAGAGTGCCAATGGAGCAGCCGCAAAATCTACTGCTGAaaacaaaaggaaatataGGAGTCAACGATACTCTACTAAATCGGCACCTCCATTAGGATCATTAACTACAGATGAGATCACAGAAGACATCAACTTGTTAAGATCATTATCTGGCAAACCTCCAAGTCCCTTTAAAACTGCAAACTCTTCTTCTGctgattga